Proteins from a genomic interval of Heteronotia binoei isolate CCM8104 ecotype False Entrance Well chromosome 5, APGP_CSIRO_Hbin_v1, whole genome shotgun sequence:
- the LOC132570968 gene encoding MARVEL domain-containing protein 3-like has product MAAGAAEGGRPPPGVGGGRPPPDWPAGASRSSSSSWKRRGLLDTPLCRYLCTARAGCRLLQLVACVLLIACSSVSYGSPGGYTGLFSLGSVYYQHYGGAYSGFAGADGEKAQRLDAQFHQLLRPPAQGAMAVGGGLLAWSALALAASLLRLPGRCPPCLLAEALLDAAAALGLAPGLYFYYAHLSRAYASPVCQEREQLYRSKGYAGFSCALHGAELAAGLFAGLALALYLASAALALRAFCALRSKRPAQAPDSAAAARRLGPGWDSEEGSQLPPALAQQGKGAASRPQLRPPLLV; this is encoded by the exons ATGGCGGCGGGGGCAGCAGAAGGGGGGCGGCCTCCCCCAGGGGTTGGCGGGGGGCGGCCTCCGCCCGACTGGCCCGCCGGGGCttcccgcagcagcagcagcagctggaagagaAGGGGGCTTCTGGACACGCCGCTCTGCCGCTACCTGTGCACAGCCAGAG cCGGCTGCCGCCTACTCCAGCTCGTGGCCTGCGTGCTGCTGATCGCCTGCAGCTCCGTCTCCTACGGCTCGCCGGGCGGCTACACGGGCCTCTTCAGCCTGGGCAGCGTCTACTATCAGCACTACGGAGGCGCCTACAGCGGCTTCGCGGGGGCCGACGGGGAGAAGGCCCAGCGCCTCGACGCCCAGTTCCACCAGCTGCTGCGCCCGCCGGCCCAGGGCGCCATGGCCGTGGGCGGAGGGCTGCTGGCCTGGTCCGCCCTGGCGCTGGCCGCCAGCCTCTTGCGCCTGCCTGGCCGCTGCCCGCCCTGCCTGCTGGCCGAGGCTTTGCTCGACGCCGCCGCCGCCCTGGGCCTGGCTCCGGGCCTCTACTTTTACTACGCGCACCTGAGCCGTGCCTACGCCTCGCCCGTGTGCCAGGAGCGGGAGCAGCTCTACCGCAGCAAGGGCTACGCCGGCTTCTCCTGCGCCTTGCACGGCGCCGAGCTCGCCGCGGGCCTCTTCGCCGGCCTCGCCCTCGCCCTCTACCTGGCCAGCGCCGCCTTGGCCCTCCGCGCCTTCTGTGCCCTGCGATCCAAGCGCCCGGCCCAGGCCCCCGACAGCGCCGCAGCAGCCAGACGCCTCGGCCCCGGCTGGGACTCAGAGGAGGGCTCCCAGCTGCCTCCCGCCCTGGCCCAGCAGGGCAAGGGGGCTGCGAGCAGGCCTCAGCTCAGGCCCCCTTTGCTTGTCTAG
- the LOC132570969 gene encoding zinc finger protein 501-like, translating into MTDHEVEERPCRNPKQSKRQDESKAEKLGNHAVVFQTGILENPAQEPYNKGKRRNKHSAHREVLSYESNISSHQRIHAGNETYKCSECGKDFGRLVSLTSHQRIHMREERSMSSESKTSFSMSENLTSHKRTQTGQKPCQCSQCGKRFSYNSALNLHQRIHSEEKQYQCLECGKCFRWSTALTSHQRIHTKERPYECLECGKTFRWNVSFTYHQRIHSGEKPYKCLLCGKTFTVSASLSSHQRIHKKEKPYECLECGKTFRWSTALNSHQRFHSKETPYECLECGKTFSWSSALTSHQRIHSGEKPYECTVCGKRFTQRPHLVSHQRIHSGEKPYKCQECGKGFSQSSHLKVHQSVHTGEKPYKCLECGKSFRIHTGLTSHARIHTGEKPYKCLDCGRMFSHSTSLNVHQSIHTGVKPFKCLQCGKNFAVRSRLTEHHTVHSKKKKYGCRDCGKRFIRRCYLIQHQRTHKGGVGRQLCGCTLGELSSPTT; encoded by the coding sequence ATGACCGACCATGAAGTGGAGGAAAGGCCTTGCAGGAATCCAAAACAATCAAAGAGGCAGGACGAAAGCAAAGCAGAGAAGTTAGGTAATCACGCTGTAGTTTTCCAGACTGGCATCCTTGAAAATCCTGCCCAAGAACCATATAACAAAGGAAAGAGGAGGAATAAACATTCTGCCCACAGAGAAGTCTTAAGCTATGAATCCAACATTTCTTCCCATCAGAGAATCCACGCAGGGAATGAAACGTACAAATGCTCTGAATGTGGAAAGGACTTTGGCAGGCTCGTAAGCCTCACTTCTCACCAGAGAATCCATATGAGGGAGGAGCGTTCCATGAGTTCAGAGTCCAAAACATCTTTTAGTATGAGTGAAAACCTTACTTCCCATAAAAGAACCCAAACAGGGCAAAAACCGTGCCAATGTTCACAGTGCGGCAAGAGGTTCAGCTATAACAGTGCTCTGAATTTACATCAGAGAATCCATTCAGAGGAGAAACAATATCAATGTTTGGAATGTGGAAAGTGCTTCCGCTGGAGCACAGCTCTCACCtcccatcagagaatccacacaaagGAGAGGCCATATgagtgcctggagtgtggaaagaccTTCAGGTGGAACGTATCCTTCACTTACCATCAGAGAATCCactcaggggagaagccatacaaatgcttGCTGTGTGGAAAGACTTTCACTGTTAGTGCAAGCCTCTCTtcccatcagagaatccacaaaaAGGAGAAGCCGTATGAGTGCCTGGAGTGCGGAAAGACCTTCAGATGGAGCACAGCCCTCAATTCCCATCAGAGATTCCATTCAAAGGAGACACCATATgagtgcctggagtgtggaaagaccTTCAGTTGGAGCTCAGCCCtcacttcacatcagagaattcACTCAGGGGAGAAACCCTACGAGTGCACAGTGTGTGGAAAACGCTTCACTCAGAGACCACACCTTGTTTCCCACCAAAGGATCCATTCTGGAGAGAAACCCTATAAATGCCAGGAATGTGGTAAAGGCTTCAGTCAGAGCTCACACCTGAAGGTACACCAAAGCGtccacacaggagaaaagccatataaatgcttggagtgtggaaagagtttccGTATCCATACAGGTCTTACATCACATgcaagaatccacacaggggagaagccatataaatgcctggattgTGGGAGAATGTTCAGTCACAGCACAAGCCTTAATGTACATCAAAGTATCCACACAGGAGTGAAGCCATTTAAATGCTTGCAGTGTGGAAAGAACTTTGCCGTCAGGTCACGGCTTACAGAACACCATACAGTccacagcaaaaagaaaaaatatgGATGCAGGgactgtgggaaaagattcatACGGAGATGCTACCTGATACAACATCAAAGAACACACAAAGGGGGGGTGGGGCGTCAGTTGTGTGGATGCACATTAGGCGAGCTCTCTTCCCCTACTACCTAA
- the LOC132571294 gene encoding zinc finger protein 501-like isoform X11: MQPTQCLVSFEEVAVRFTKAEWALLTPDQRSLYREIMLENYRNVASLGNRQDEENYSERCTVSLIMTSREVEKNSSRNPEQSKRQEESKSGNHAAVFQAGILLENPTQEKYGKGKRRNKHSVCREILRRESSFSSHQRIYLGDEKYKCSECGKGFGRLASLTSHQRIHKREEASDSSDCENTFGPSEHLPSYQRTHTEQKPCQCSVCGKRLSCKSALNSHWRIHSGEKPYKCLTCGKSFTVSSALSSHQRFHTKEKPYECLECGKTFSWSASLTLHQRTHSGEKPYLCTVCGKCFAQSPHLISHQRIHSGQKPYKCQECGKGFSQSSHLKIHRSVHTGEKPYKCLECGKSFRIRQNLSIHERIHKGEKPYKCLDCGRRFSHSTSLNTHRSIHTGVKPFKCLQCGKNFAIRSRLTEHHTVHSEKKYGCRDCGKRFGGRWNLIYHQRTHTKRRNHI; this comes from the exons ATGCAGCCAACTCAG TGTCTGGTTTCCTTCGAGGAGGTGGCCGTGCGTTTCACCAAGGCCGAGTGGGCGCTGCTGACTCCTGACCAGAGATCTTTGTACAGAGAAATCATGCTGGAGAATTATAGGAATGTGGCCTCTCTTG GAAACAGGCAGGATGAGGAGAATTATAGTGAGCGATGCACTGTCTCTTTGATAATGACCAGCCGTGAAGTGGAGAAAAATTCTTCCAGAAACCCAGAACAGTCAAAAAGGCAGGAAGAAAGCAAATCAGGGAATCACGCTGCAGTTTTCCAGGCTGGCATCCTTCTTGAAAATCCCACCCAAGAAAAATATGGCAAAGGAAAGAGGAGGAATAAACATTCTGTATGCAGAGAAATCCTGAGACGTGAATCCAGCTTTTCTTCCCATCAGAGAATTTATTTAGGGGATGAAAAGTACAAATGCTCTGAATGTGGAAAGGGCTTCGGCAGGCTTGCAAGCCTCACGtcccatcagagaatccacaagaGAGAAGAAGCATCTGACAGTTCAGACTGTGAAAACACTTTTGGTCCAAGTGAACACCTTCCTTCctatcaaagaacccacacagaacAAAAACCGTGCcaatgttcagtgtgtggaaagaggcTCAGCTGTAAGAGTGCTCTGAATTCACATTGGAGAATCCattcaggggagaaaccatataaatgcttgacatgtggaaagagcttcactGTCAGTTCGGCCCTCTCTTCCCATCAGAGATTCCACACAAAGGAGAAGCCATATgagtgcctggagtgtggaaagaccTTCAGTTGGAGCGCATCCCTCACTTTACATCAGAGAACTCACTCAGGGGAGAAACCCTACCTGTGCACAGTGTGTGGGAAATGCTTTGCTCAGAGTCCACACCTTATTTCCCACCAAAGAATCCATTCTGGACAGAAACCTTATAAATGCCAGGAGTGTGGGAAAGGCTTCAGTCAGAGCTCACACCTGAAAATACACCGCAGTGtccacacaggagaaaagccatataaatgcttggagtgtggaaagagcttccgtATCAGACAAAACCTTAGCATACATGAAAGAATCCACAAAGGGGAGAAGCCGTACAAATGCCTGGATTGTGGGAGAAGGTTCAGTCACAGCACAAGCCTTAATACACATCGAAGTATCCACACAGGAGTGAAGCCATTTAAATGCTTGCAGTGTGGAAAGAACTTTGCCATCAGGTCACGGCTTACAGAACACCATACCGTCCACAGCGAGAAAAAATATGGATGCAGGGACTGTGGGAAAAGATTCGGAGGGAGATGGAATCTGATATACCatcaaagaacacacacaaaGAGGAGGAATCATATATAA